In the genome of Crassostrea angulata isolate pt1a10 chromosome 6, ASM2561291v2, whole genome shotgun sequence, the window tatttgacctgaatgtcactacatgtgtgtaaataacGAAATGTGATGTctgtttgaaaaagtcagagaaattgatagaaattaagagataaaataattagattgaaagggagagaggaagtgaGAGGACTTTTTACAGCTTTTTCTTTAAAGGaggtaatttcttttttatttattgagatactttacctgaatttcACCATGTgtgtgtaaataatgaaaagtaatgttcatttaaaagagagaaagaagttgatagaaaataagttaaagataaagaaattaaagcGAAAGAGAGAGAGGAAGTTAGAGgacttattaaaacattttgtttaaatcaaggGATTTTTGTTCTATtgagatactttacctgaatgtcactacatgtgtgtaaataactaaatgtgatggcaatgagagagagagagagagagagagagagagagagagagagagagagagagagagagagagagagagagagagagatcatgtAGAACATAACAACAGCAgcaatatttgaacatttttataaagGTCAATTATACATTTCTAAAAACTTCCTTGTATAACAAAACATAACCTTTTTTATAAAgagtaaaacaaagtaaacaaaatggttttttatgtttattgttgtcTTATGCTTTCAGGAAAAATATCCAAGCTAAATGAGGTTTCCTGAGAAAAGTGGAAAAGCTATTGTCTAAGATTATACATATTAAggtaaatgtataaattaaatgttatttcttaaaaagaaataagcatgagagagagagagagagagagagagagagagagatgaagagagagggaagaaataaaaaaaaagagaaagagaatACAGAGAAAACTGCTTTTAGTTTTCATCAATATGAAGTTAATTCATCATTGAAACACTTTTCCTGAATGTCACTAGATGTGTGTAAAAAAGGGATAACAGCATGAAACTGAGACaaggcattaaaaaaaattgagagatAGGGAAAAGTTAAAATAGATAGAGAGGGAGATAGTGTgtgaatttaaagtttaaagtgAATTTTTAACTTAATGCCTCTACATGTGTTTTTCATTGatagttatgagagagagagacagagagagagagagagagagagggagacagagatagagagagagagagagagagagagtgagtagTGATACCTTTTAGTATTgcataaaatcttaaaaaagtACATTTAAAAGTCTTGCTTTACAGAGATGAAACACATTCtcagaatttatattttgacaaGTATTTTTGTGTTGCAGCACCAGTGTTCAGACATAGGTTAACTTCCTAGATAGACGATTGAGGACCAATAGTGTCAacggaaaaaaaaatctacgcCATGAATACTGCTTTAATCAATACTGGTTTAGAAATGATAATGAAACTCTGGTACATGTGTTATTGATCGTGTGGTTTTCATGTATTCTCCCAAAAATGAAGATATGAGAGAATTAATAGACTTTttacgtgtacatgtacgtgtaaattCAGTAGCATTGGAAGTTGggttatacaatgtacatattttgctgttttaatgTTCCCAAACGATCATATTGCCttgttcatattaatatttaaatgttttagtaaTACTCAATAAAAAGTCAGAGTCTAATGTAATGTCTTAATTACTTTCATAAtcattgatattcatttttatttaatgtatcaaCATCACTACGTCAAAaaatacatgcgcggatccaaaaAGAAATCCAGGGGGGTcggacggttatttgagtttgtcagggggggggagggtccgaggcatatttttggtaattttataatgtaatttaaagaaattttaattttgcaaggggggggggggggtcagaccCCCCTGACCTCCCTCTAGATCctagcatgaaataagcttaGCTAATGCATGATCTTGTTTTGTATATGCCTTGCAATATTATGTAGAAATAATCAATGTGATTGAGCATTTTGGTGTGAATAATTGcatgaatttttatatcataatctGTAATTTCACCATTAAAACTAGTGCTCTACTCAGAAGTTGTGCCGTCATTCTGTCTTTAAATAACCATACAGCTTTGGCTGAAAATGAAAGATGATGGATTCTTGTATATGcgtgtgatatacatgtacatgtaggtagaaGGGGCCTGTGATAGGATTTCTCTTTCAATAACTAAACTGCCACGGTCCATTAGTTGTTCTAATAACAACATTCGGTTTTAGctattcaaaaatcaaaaaaataattgaaaaacaaataattgggTTTATTCAAAGATTTATAGGTTTGTTACAtgcactttgaaatatttcggactttgaaaaaaattcaaagtgtgtTACTAGTAATTTTGGAACCAGTTAAAcgcgcttttatttttttttcaaagtgcgttgatatcgtcgatattataaaaaaaactgttcagGATTTGGTCCaaataattgatacttttattgacataaaataactgattgttttaaccttggtttgatattgtttagctcaatgggatatatttttaaaaaaaaaagaacccaaTGCATTCTCAGCTTACTTTATAAACAGTTTCtcgattagatttttttttctcataagcttacgtagtttgacaatttacacaAGAACAAATTAGGAGTTTtaaattatccaaatatgacataaactgcaTCGCGTAGCAATTgcctttttccttttttgtctaTGCAGCAAAATTAATGTACTTCTTATCTGATACATTGGGCTATGTCAGAAACGTTTACTtcaagttgctgaatatcatacGTTTTGGATAGAAAGATAAGGGGTAGGCAACCTTCTTCCTGAAATCAATTACTAATAAATGATGCACTGGTAATTGACCTGTATGATTGGTTAACCCACACCCACCCCTGTTCTCAAAGACGGTTAATGAGATTTACTAGTGTTAACAATTCATCATACAATCAgcaaattagaaattcaattccagatttttctattttaacatatttttttaaagtgcgttaagtgtttcgataataaaaaatgttgaagttccttcataacgcactttgaattttttttttcaaactgcgtTAGCTTAGTCCTAAGTTTAAcgcgttttatttttttttaagtgtgtaCTTTtctcaaagtgcgttgccacatacGTTATTTAAAATCCActaaaaatcacaaaacttgTGTGCTATAATTCTTTAGAAACTGTACAAAGAATTATGGTGTATCAAATCATTTGATAATGAGAAGATGGgataaataagtaaaattaatgtaagTAGTCAGTTTCATGTGTGTATTTCAAACCTGACAATGTAGTGAGAATCATGTGTGTCTAACTGGTGGGTCACGTGGTCTGATGTAGTGGAGTTCAGGGGAAaacacaaatttttaatataatgaatttacgAATTATCAGCCCCCTAGGCTAATAAGAGTAGACTGTCTTTTAtaaatttgctcaaatttttTCTTCACGACCCTTAGAAAATAGTGTAGTGACTTTCTGGTGAAAAGTCATGTGTAGTGAGTTTCATGTCTTTAcgagtatgtgtgtgtgtgtgtgtcagcCTTGagagcaagattttaaaaaaaaacctgcaggTAAGTTAATCAAACTGCGTACAATTCATAAGCATGGTTAAAAGACAAAGCCTATTTATTTTCAAGGAATTctgttaaatattaattaaattgtcGTTAAAATTAAGATTGAAATTTCTTATGTATGACTTGAAGATTGATATTTCTGGTTCGTAaaagtaaacaatttaaatcaaCAACTTCATATTTTGTTGGGCTTAGGCAGAGTAAAGGTAGGACACAAACGTTTTGAACAAATAAGGAGTTGGAAGGATGTCCAAAGTGAAAAATTGAAGCGGACATAAGAATAAGTTCATCCcgatttatatataaaaacaagcAGCCGTTTGAACCGAATTTTTGGCGACTCTTCTCGAATTACTTAAAAAACAGGTTTATGATTTAGTCGTTCTATGACTAGGCTGATGAACTTGCCTCTCAACTTGCGCTTTGCCCATGTGAGAAACAGACTGAGTGTTGGAGTCATCCCTCTTGGTATAAGATTGAACTCTCTCTGTGCACAAAGAGTGTACGACAGATAAAAATACTTCAACTGGTTTTCGCAGTATTCACATACCATTAAAACGCTTGGCCACACCTAATAAGTAGCCAGTCTGAAGACTGACATGGTTTAGAGCACATAATCAAGAGACTGAGTGTACAAATACCTTCAGTGATCATCTCGAATAGAATTTGAAGGCTTGCATACTAGTTACATCTCCgaaggatattttttttctctgcaaCGTTCAATTTGATTCCGTTTCCCTTATCAATGCTTTTAGATGGTCTAACAAGTCCATAGTTCCAGTGCATACATAATCCTGGATTCTCTAGCTTTTTTGAAGTATTTGACGTCTGTGAATTTCTTTAAGCTTGAAATTTCGCTGGGGCGTCAATGGACCTAGTATCTGGTGGCGCTGTCGCCGCGGGTTGAAAGGTCATAGAGTGCAAGTTCCTCGTCTCAGTTTCTATCTGGGTTTGTATATCTCTGTACTTGCATTTTAGTTATGCTCTTTGTAGCTCTTGTTCTCGGCATTTTGACTCAGTGCCCGCTATTTCTTGTGGAGAAACTGCACCCGGTTTGCACGTGGTTTTCAAGTCGAATGGTTCGTTTTTcctttaaatctttaatttctGACATCTCTGCGCCAGCTTTTGTTCAACGTTCTCTGTCATTTCTGCTTACAATGTCAAACACCAGTCCTGTTACCGATTTTTATTGAGCTAATATCCATACTAATTAAGTTTAGTTAACATCGAAAAAAAACAATGATGGTgaataaatgtcaaaaatttCAAGATATGCTAATCATaccatttgtttacaatcagATGCTCGAAGAAGGTCGCATGTGACGTCATCGTACTACGTGACACGCTatctaattaatgagttttCATACGATCGGGGCTGTGGTTTCAATTGATTTTATGGCTAATTACAGCCTTTTTTACAGCAAACAATCTTTTGGAATTAATATATACACAAGAAAGGCAAAACATGTTAAATGTCCCATACTTTAAAAACTTGCAGCATGTCctttaaattaaatacatgtcaATTTAAATGATCATTGATGTGCCCAACACTATAACAGGAAATAAACACGCCGTCGAAAAAAAATCGGACACGAATGCCGCTGGAGAGCCTTGTTAATTAAACAATTGTCAAATCATTAAAAGAGTAAGCTTTCAACAAGCAGCCTGACTATAAACATAGTTTAATTTGGACAATTTGACATTTACTGAGTAGTGTAGAACGTTGTCCTATGTCAGTTGTCAATGGAAGACTAGAGAAAAGTTCACGAGACGATCTTGggattacatgtatgaattcGTAGCTTACATGTGTTAAGCCGTAGATATTAGACGGTTTCTCGGGGTTTTCCTAAATTTAGGAAACAGACGTAATTTTTGTGacacattgatttttttcttttagaccATCAAAATTTGATAACCACATGAAGTTTTCAACTCATTTAATGCAACTTCAATTTGAAATGGTTTGCCATTTTTAGCAATGGAAATATTTTGAAGATACGCAAATGAAAAGACAAGAAAAGGAAGATTTAAAAactcttttaataaaaatatcttttaatctGTTTCATCACaattatttacagaaattttGACGAAATTGTTCAAGTGGGTGTTAGTTGCACTATAGCTAAGATTGAGCTATTTGGATAACATACAATTTAATTATGCCTTTGCCGCCCCTTTTTAAAACAATCTATTTAACTATCATGCATATATTGAATCTTTCATGCGATAGTTGTGAACGGCAACGTTGTAAATATCAGTATTGAAACTAGTCCTAGATAATGTTCCAGTTGACGTCCTTGGTAAGTGGTGAATTTCATCAAGAATCATTTGAGACTCTCTGACGTCATCATACGACATCTCTATGTCATTGACATCTTTGTCACCAACGtctaagaaaaatgtaaatagtcGTTGTTATcaaaattacattatatttgaaaGAAGGTATGAgacacttttctttttttcttttttataaagttcttccttaaaaattaaacaatgaaaatttctaaattcataatttttttcttttacttacTTGATACATAATAGCATAGTGTAATTGGTTAAAGCTTTAGCTTCTGATCTTCTAGTCATATGAGTTCAAAACTAAACCAGCTTTTAAATTAATCACTTTCAtgagaattttcaaaatacattttttttaatataaaaaacaatttggcaactttagtttaaaatttaaatataaggcAATTTCATTCACATAGGTATATAAAGTTGTTCCATATCACCTGGGTGCTCAAGTATATGTTacttaaatattgaaattactTACCATATCCTTGTTTTGGGGTTTCAGGATTTGTGTTGACTGTACGTGATATTGCggaccttttaaaaaaatggttgaTGTTTGTAAAATCATTGACAATCAACTTCCCATTTCTAGtgtaataatgtaaaaaatCTCATCACTAGAGAAGTACCTCTTTTTCAGAATAATGATTGTTATTACAACTGCAAAGCATCCAGAGACAAAGATTAAGCTTAATAGAAAAATCAGCCAGGAGGGTGCCTCAGTATGTGGTCTTTGTTGTGTTATTTGTACATCATCTAAACAGAAATATTATGACCATAGTTCAACGATCCTAGACCAACATTaaatacttacaatatatatagagtaatttACTATCCTTAGTAGTTGTTTTAGTCGTTTAAATTTTACTATTGGATAAATTTGTACTTGAAATTCTTTTGACAATCCAAGATTATTTCCTCAGTTAGTGTGATGTAATATGTGCTCTAAAGATATTATGTGTAAATGGTTAATTAGCATTTTGCTTTTCAGAACGGTCAATGTTACAAATATGTAATAACCAGAATCCTAAGAACAGTATCACGTTGAGTGATA includes:
- the LOC128188283 gene encoding uncharacterized protein LOC128188283 isoform X1 — translated: MAPAVSTVVMVGLTFVVNLSLVYSTGGSGICSKDGEPPTCCADYRKSGDKCVECVGFYGHQCTSPCSPGFYGFGCRLNCSCIPCNNINGSCDDVQITQQRPHTEAPSWLIFLLSLIFVSGCFAVVITIIILKKRSAISRTVNTNPETPKQGYDVGDKDVNDIEMSYDDVRESQMILDEIHHLPRTSTGTLSRTSFNTDIYNVAVHNYRMKDSIYA
- the LOC128188283 gene encoding uncharacterized protein LOC128188283 isoform X2; the protein is MAPAVSAVVMVGLTFVVKMSLVYSTSGSGICSKDGEPPTCCADYRKSGDKCVECVGFYGHQCTSPCSPGFYGFGCRLNCSCIPCNNINGSCDDVQITQQRPHTEAPSWLIFLLSLIFVSGCFAVVITIIILKKRSAISRTVNTNPETPKQGYDVGDKDVNDIEMSYDDVRESQMILDEIHHLPRTSTGTLSRTSFNTDIYNVAVHNYRMKDSIYA